The DNA window GAAGAGGCGAAGCGCCGAGCCCGGGCAAATACCCAGAGACGGTAGAGAGCCAACCTGTGGACGTCGCGCGATTTTCCTCGTCTTGCGGCGCGAATGTTCCGAGAATGGGGCGTCGTTGATCGCCAATGTAGAGGAGAACGGTTTCAAACCCGAAGCACGCACTGAACCACTCATCGTAAGGTGCGCCCATGCGGTATGCATTCACCATGCTTTGATGAAGATTGACGTCGACCCTCTTCAATCCTGACAGGTCCGGATTCAGAGGCACCTCAAGCTCATCGTCTTGAAGCGGGTGATGGGGTACAAGCGGCCCATCCTTGGAGGCCAGATAGCGAACGCGGATCACGCCGTGCTGATCTTGACTGTCCGCCACGACCAGCTCCTGCTGAAATAGGCTGCATTCAGGATTCCCCGAAAGCTGAATCTTGGTAAGCTCTCCTCCGGCATTGACGCGGCAAAGCATGAAGCGGCGGTCATGCTCGACGCCTTGCGGGCCAAGATGGGCCTTCGCAAGCGCGATGCCACGAAGGGCTTTGATGGGATAGACGTAAATCTGATGTGACGAGTCAGCTCAGAGTGGCACCCTCGGACGTAGATATGCATGGGCTTTCTCACTGCCGTGAGCTTCATCACTCCAGTGTCAAAATGATAGACTGGTTGCAAATGGTGATGATGTGAAGGTGATGGAGGGGTCGGGCGTGGCTGGTGAGGTTGTGGAAGTTCGGAATATGGCCTGACTGAGCGTAGCCTGCCGTGCCTGCGTAGATATGGCAAAGGAAAAGTGGGCTGGCGAGAGGCGCGCCCTTCGAGAACATTGTCGTCATCCATCGCCTtgactcgactcgactggCCGCCAGAATAAAATctgagcgggcgggcaagcaCGTGTGCGACGCCTTCTGCTGCCTCTTATGGCCTTGAGCAGATGTTCAGCAATGTCTGGAGACTGCCCCGAGCCACCTTAGTACCTAAGATAAGGTAGCTCGCTCAAAAAGGGTTCTTGAGAGGCAGGTGCGGTCCAGTTTGATGCCGCTTGCCGCGTCAGGCAGCGGAACTGGACGTCAAGGTTTCTTCAGCGGCCCAAGGCACCTGACATGAGGTTAGTACTACAGAGTAAACTGTAACTACCTAAGGTGGTATTACCTTAGTAGTTTAGGTACAATGCCTACTTTGGTTGTAAGTtaggtaggttagtagtgGCTGCtaactactaggtactaaactacctaaggtacctactcAATTAGCCTACTATGTACCTAAGGTACCGTATAAACTCGCGAAATTCGGCACTGCCCCACAGCGGGAGGTCAGGGTTCATGTCAGGCACTTACCTCAGAGAAGGCATCCGTCACCCTCATTTCATTGAAATCATCTCGCTCATCGTGTTCTTGGAGAGTTGAGCCAATGAATCCCTTGTCATTGTGGTTTCACTTGAAAGTGGGGCAGTGCCGAATTTCGCGAGTTTATACGGTACTTCGCAAGCCTGTACCTGACCGAGCGACAGTCCTGCTCACCCCGCCTTGGGCAGTTACGATCGATATCGCCCTGATGGAAGTCCCCCAACCCTTTCCTCGAAAATGGCGATGCGAGCCTACACCGAGTCATCCAACGGCTTGGTTTTAGACACTCCGCTCCTCCACGACAAGGCATGATCAGTCGATCAACAAGGAAGTTTCCACTCTTCGCACCGACTCTGCTTCATGGCCAATCGCACGACGAGGTTGTGGTGATCAACACAGTCGCCTTCTCGCCTGGCCGACAGGACGAGGGATGCTGGCTGCGCCAACGAGACTGCCCGGTATCGTAATCAGCCCGCCACGCTGCCTGGCGGCATCTCCATCGCAAGGCCGTGTCAtgcctcgtctccgtcgcctACAAAAATGCTCAACGGGATCGCGCACGCAACAGCATAGTGCGGCATGTCCACCGCCTCCACAATCTTGAGATCCGCCACCACTGAGCACAGCATGTACGCCTCCTCCCTCGAAAGACCCTTCTCGCCTTGCAGCCAGTCGATGGCGCTCCTCACGCTCTTGCGCATCGCCTCCCGGGGGTCTGCGTCAATGCCGACCGCAGCGTACTCCTGGCCGCGCTGGGGGGTCTGCGGCGACGTGGGGGCCGTCAGATAATGCGGCGACTGCACCCACGGCTTGGCCTTTTCGACTGTGAGCCGGagccgcgccgtcatgggcgtcTCTATGGCCGTGCCGCACACCTCGCCGTCTCCTTGGGCTGCGTGCCCGTCGCCACAACTGAAAAGGGCTCCCGCCGTCTGTACAGGCAGGTAGAGGCTGGATCCCTCGGTGACGTGCTTGCAGTCGATGTTGCCGCCCCAATGGTACGGCGGAATGGTGGCAAACTCGCCgtcggtgggcggcgcgacaCCCATGACGCCCAAGAAGGGTCGCGTGGGCACTCGGATGCCCTTTCCGAACACTGCGTAGCCCTTGTTAAGGGTTGTGAGATCCCATAT is part of the Purpureocillium takamizusanense chromosome 7, complete sequence genome and encodes:
- a CDS encoding uncharacterized protein (COG:S~EggNog:ENOG503NZW8), with the protein product MDDDNVLEGRASRQPTFPLPYLRRHGRLRSVRPYSELPQPHQPRPTPPSPSHHHHLQPVYHFDTGVMKLTAIYVYPIKALRGIALAKAHLGPQGVEHDRRFMLCRVNAGGELTKIQLSGNPECSLFQQELVVADSQDQHGVIRVRYLASKDGPLVPHHPLQDDELEVPLNPDLSGLKRVDVNLHQSMVNAYRMGAPYDEWFSACFGFETVLLYIGDQRRPILGTFAPQDEENRATSTGWLSTVSGYLPGLGASPLREPPWLVFSDMAPFLITNEQSLRNVSARLSEGDMEMWKFRPNLVVDASDEFEEDFWSELSLHGAPAFTLTKLCNRCSSINIDYDTGRIAKGERGIVLKKLMSDRRVDEGYKNAPSFGRYGFLARGVTGLHIVVGDDITVTKRLSERPVWDWPRKSKGDACFYQYA
- a CDS encoding uncharacterized protein (COG:C~EggNog:ENOG503NX4F); translated protein: MAHAHITPSNIHLKWSKNLPPALTVPSGSELTFELRDGFNNQITPATTQADLPGLDSAQADPAFGPVFVEGAEPGDVLRVDVLGLTPASYGWTAILPGFGLLCDEFPTGQLKIWDLTTLNKGYAVFGKGIRVPTRPFLGVMGVAPPTDGEFATIPPYHWGGNIDCKHVTEGSSLYLPVQTAGALFSCGDGHAAQGDGEVCGTAIETPMTARLRLTVEKAKPWVQSPHYLTAPTSPQTPQRGQEYAAVGIDADPREAMRKSVRSAIDWLQGEKGLSREEAYMLCSVVADLKIVEAVDMPHYAVACAIPLSIFVGDGDEA